The Archocentrus centrarchus isolate MPI-CPG fArcCen1 chromosome 7, fArcCen1, whole genome shotgun sequence genome window below encodes:
- the hsd17b10 gene encoding 3-hydroxyacyl-CoA dehydrogenase type-2 isoform X2, protein MANIRCVKGLVGLVTGGASGLGRATVERLVQSGASAVIVDLPSSDGQAVAAGLGDRCAFAPADVTSEADVQSAVSLAKEKFGKLDLAVNCAGVAVAVKTYNFKKDLPHSLEDFQRVINVNIAGSFNVIRLAAGEMGKNEPDADGHRGCIINTASVAAFDGQVGQAAYSASKGGIVGMTLPIARDLAPMGIRVITIAPGLFSTPLLASLPEKVRAFLARQVPFPPRLGDPAEFAHLVTCLVENPMINGEVIRLDGAIRMQP, encoded by the exons ATGGCGAATATTCGTTGTGTGAAG GGTTTGGTTGGCCTGGTGACGGGTGGTGCCTCCGGTTTGGGTCGGGCCACCGTGGAGCGCCTGGTGCAGAGCGGAGCGTCTGCTGTGATCGTGGACCTGCCCTCCTCTGACGGACAGGCTGTGGCAGCCGGTCTGGGAGACCGCTGTGCCTTCGCTCCTGCAGAC GTGACGTCAGAGGCAGACGTGCAGTCAGCTGTGTCTCTGGCCAAAGAGAAGTTTGGGAAGTTGGACCTGGCTGTGAACTGTGCCGGCGTTGCTGTGGCTGTGAAAACATACAACTTTAAGAAGGACCTCCCTCACAGCCTGGAGGActtccagcgtgtcatcaat GTGAATATTGCGGGATCTTTTAACGTGATTCGCCTCGCTGCAGGCGAGATGGGGAAGAACGAGCCCGATGCAGACGGACACAGAGGCTGCATCATTAACACGGCCAGCGTGGCAGCTTTTGATGGACAG GTTGGTCAAGCAGCTTATTCTGCTTCTAAGGGCGGCATCGTTGGGATGACCCTCCCCATCGCACGTGACCTCGCACCCATGGGCATCAGAGTCATCACCATAGCACCTG GGCTCTTCTCCACCCCTCTCCTCGCCAGTCTTCCAGAGAAGGTGCGCGCATTCCTCGCCCGCCAGGTGCCCTTCCCCCCGCGCCTGGGCGACCCCGCTGAGTTCGCTCACCTGGTCACGTGCCTGGTTGAGAACCCCATGATCAACGGAGAGGTCATCAGACTGGACGGAGCCATTCGCATGCAGCCTTGA
- the hsd17b10 gene encoding 3-hydroxyacyl-CoA dehydrogenase type-2 isoform X1, protein MKGHPSYGEAFEGLVGLVTGGASGLGRATVERLVQSGASAVIVDLPSSDGQAVAAGLGDRCAFAPADVTSEADVQSAVSLAKEKFGKLDLAVNCAGVAVAVKTYNFKKDLPHSLEDFQRVINVNIAGSFNVIRLAAGEMGKNEPDADGHRGCIINTASVAAFDGQVGQAAYSASKGGIVGMTLPIARDLAPMGIRVITIAPGLFSTPLLASLPEKVRAFLARQVPFPPRLGDPAEFAHLVTCLVENPMINGEVIRLDGAIRMQP, encoded by the exons GGTTTGGTTGGCCTGGTGACGGGTGGTGCCTCCGGTTTGGGTCGGGCCACCGTGGAGCGCCTGGTGCAGAGCGGAGCGTCTGCTGTGATCGTGGACCTGCCCTCCTCTGACGGACAGGCTGTGGCAGCCGGTCTGGGAGACCGCTGTGCCTTCGCTCCTGCAGAC GTGACGTCAGAGGCAGACGTGCAGTCAGCTGTGTCTCTGGCCAAAGAGAAGTTTGGGAAGTTGGACCTGGCTGTGAACTGTGCCGGCGTTGCTGTGGCTGTGAAAACATACAACTTTAAGAAGGACCTCCCTCACAGCCTGGAGGActtccagcgtgtcatcaat GTGAATATTGCGGGATCTTTTAACGTGATTCGCCTCGCTGCAGGCGAGATGGGGAAGAACGAGCCCGATGCAGACGGACACAGAGGCTGCATCATTAACACGGCCAGCGTGGCAGCTTTTGATGGACAG GTTGGTCAAGCAGCTTATTCTGCTTCTAAGGGCGGCATCGTTGGGATGACCCTCCCCATCGCACGTGACCTCGCACCCATGGGCATCAGAGTCATCACCATAGCACCTG GGCTCTTCTCCACCCCTCTCCTCGCCAGTCTTCCAGAGAAGGTGCGCGCATTCCTCGCCCGCCAGGTGCCCTTCCCCCCGCGCCTGGGCGACCCCGCTGAGTTCGCTCACCTGGTCACGTGCCTGGTTGAGAACCCCATGATCAACGGAGAGGTCATCAGACTGGACGGAGCCATTCGCATGCAGCCTTGA